One genomic window of Cydia splendana chromosome 16, ilCydSple1.2, whole genome shotgun sequence includes the following:
- the LOC134798004 gene encoding uncharacterized protein LOC134798004 encodes MPKRKNEEELELLMAKHLKKLKKDLKRNRRSSSSSSCSTCSSSSSSSSEAASINLDYQNDRDATARACDDAPPPPPPAQVAGRCSEVEPIAGPSHETEPIANPSHTIEPIAGPSHAMPVYANLPPANMTVEPIEIEDDEVCQAEILEILGTDPSLSQEYGEDINKEVASRFEHIATSGLEKQSRQELLDKYLVPSNCMKIAASQLNAEIKAASTEAVLKRDKAIELRQKQIAAAITGVGRMLTSQLKSKDKSNNISKQLMDVARLLCDIQYGESSTRRNFTLYSLKKDFRDQLANTKIDRYLFGEDLPETLKTAEAVSKSGTDIKVDQQKSKHIPSKFPKNLNWKTGPSARNQPKGPTQKHQSAASSNRRYGLGPSTIDGARTGTLCWQTC; translated from the exons ATGCCGAAGAGAAAGAACGAGGAGGAACTCGAGTTGTTGATGGCGAAACACCTAAAGAAACTCAAAAAAGATCTTAAACGTAACCGACGTTCTTCCTCGTCCTCTTCGTGCTCCACATGTTCGTCGTCAAGTTCATCGTCGTCGGAGGCCGCGTCGATAAATCTGGATTACCAAAATG ACCGAGATGCAACCGCGCGGGCTTGCGacgacgcgccgccgccgccaccccCAGCGCAGGTTGCCGGCCGCTGCAGCGAAGTCGAGCCGATTGCCGGTCCATCACATGAAACCGAGCCAATCGCTAACCCATCACACACAATCGAGCCGATCGCGGGTCCATCACATGCGATGCCTGTGTATGCCAATCTGCCACCTGCAAATATGACTGTGGAACCCATTGAAATTGAAGATGATGAGGTCTGTCAGGCCGAGATATTGGAAATATTGGGAACCGATCCATCGCTGAGTCAAGAATATGGCGAAGATATTAACAAAGAAGTGGCTAGCAGATTTGAACACATAGCCACATCTGGCTTAGAAAAACAATCAAGACAAGAGCTACTAGataaatatttagtaccttCCAATTGCATGAAGATTGCCGCTTCGCAGCTAAATGCTGAGATAAAAGCAGCATCAACTGAAGCTGTCTTAAAAAGGGATAAAGCTATTGAGCTGAGGCAAAAGCAGATCGCGGCAGCAATTACAGGCGTAGGCCGCATGCTGACGTCACAATTAAAGTCAAAGGATAAGAGCAACAATATTTCTAAACAGCTGATGGATGTTGCACGCTTACTATGCGATATACAATACGGTGAATCGTCAACTCGCAGGAACTTCACGCTGTATTCACTAAAAAAGGATTTTAGAGATCAATTAGCGAAtacaaagatagatagatacCTGTTTGGTGAAGATTTGCCAGAGACCTTAAAAACAGCGGAAGCTGTATCGAAATCAGGTACAGATATTAAGGTGGATCAACAGAAATCGAAGCATATACCATCAAAGTTTCCAAAAAATTTAAACTGGAAGACGGGACCCTCAGCTCGCAATCAGCCGAAGGGTCCGACACAGAAACATCAGTCTGCAGCATCGAGCAATCGACGCTACGGCCTCGGGCCAAGCACAATCGACGGCGCTAGAACCGGTACGTTATGCTGGCAGACTTGCTGA